The sequence CGGCCTCCGCTCCGCGCGGCCCCGTGCCTCTCCCCGAGGCCGGGGCCGCGCCCTATGCTCTCCCGGTCCTCGACCGGAGAGCCGCCATGCTGCCGCGCATCCCTCGTCCCACGCTCGCCCTCCTGCTCGTGCCGCTCGCCACTCCGGCGGGAGCCCAGGAGCCGGCCGCGTGGGGAGCGAGCCTCGAATTCCACACCTTCTCGATCGTGGCCATCGATCCGGCCACGGGAGAGTCCGGCGTGGCGGTCACCACGCGCCGGCCGTGCGTGGGCAATGCCGTGCCGTGGGTGCGCGCGGGCGTGGGTGCGGTGGCCACCCAGGGGGGGACGCGCATCGAGTACGGCACCGACGTGCTCGATCTGCTGGAGCAGGGCGTTCCCGCCCGGGAGGCCCTCGACCGGGTGGTGGCCGCGGACGCCGATCGCGAGCGGCGCCAGGTGGGCGTGATCGATCTGCAGGGGCGCACCGCCCAGTGGACGGGCTCCGGGCAGTACGGCGCCGAGGCGCAGGGAGACTGGGTGGCGGAGCGCACCGGCCCCACGTGGGCCGTGCAGGGCAATTCGCTCGTGGGTCCCGAGGTCGTGGACGCGGTGGCGGAGGCCTTCGCCGCCAGCGAGGGGTCGGGCCGCCATCTCGGCGACCGTTTGATCTCTGCGCTCGCGGCGGGTCACGCGCTGGGCGGCGACGGCCGCCATGGCGAGACCCAGTCGGCCGCCGTGCTGGTGGCCGATCCGCGGCCGGGGATGTCGCGGCGACCCGACCGGGTCACGGTGGACATCAACGTCTGCGAGCACCCCGAGCCCGTGGGCGAGATGCGGCGCATCTACGACGCTGTCTCGGAGACACTCGGGTACCGTACGCTGCAGCAGTTCGCGGGACGCGACGTGCTCCAGCTCCAGGTCCTGCTGCACGCGCTGGGCTACTACCGGCCGGGCACGGAGGCGGTGGATCCCTCGTCCACAGGGGCCGGGGTCTTCGATCCGGAGACCATGGACGCGGTCAC is a genomic window of Gemmatimonadota bacterium containing:
- a CDS encoding DUF1028 domain-containing protein encodes the protein MLPRIPRPTLALLLVPLATPAGAQEPAAWGASLEFHTFSIVAIDPATGESGVAVTTRRPCVGNAVPWVRAGVGAVATQGGTRIEYGTDVLDLLEQGVPAREALDRVVAADADRERRQVGVIDLQGRTAQWTGSGQYGAEAQGDWVAERTGPTWAVQGNSLVGPEVVDAVAEAFAASEGSGRHLGDRLISALAAGHALGGDGRHGETQSAAVLVADPRPGMSRRPDRVTVDINVCEHPEPVGEMRRIYDAVSETLGYRTLQQFAGRDVLQLQVLLHALGYYRPGTEAVDPSSTGAGVFDPETMDAVTRFRAEQGWQTTVPGLVDARTVRRLWERLEETGRAAEVRARVRDLARVAR